The stretch of DNA GTGTACTCAATTTGGTACTCATTCCACCCATCCTCGAATTCAAGCAAATTAAATTGCTGAATATCGACGTTCTGTTCTTTCGCTAACGGCATTAATTTAGGGGTCGTTTCTGCGCAATGAGGGCAAGTCGGACTGTAAAAGTAGACCGTAACATCCTCCCCTTCCTCAAGCTTCTTCTGCAGCTGATCCGGCATGATCAGATTTTGATAATGAGGATCATCCAGCTGCTTCACCGTCTCTGGGTGAAGATCTTTTTTTTCCATAGGGATTATCTTTCGAGTCTTGATTTTGCTGATACTTCGTTAAGAAGATAATGGCCGCAAATAAAATCAAGATAATCGAAGAAAAAATCATGATTTTTTTCATGTTAGACGCTGTCCTTTCTTTTTAAGATCAGTAAGCTGGCAAAGAAAATAATGGCAAAGGCGGTAAAGGCCAAAAAGGGAATCGTGATAAAATTCAAGAAATTGATATAAGTTCCAGTACATGGCACGCGTCCGCATGCTGGCGCGCGATCCGCCAAAAAGTCCAGCTTTTGAATGGAATAATGATAAAGGGAAATGCTGCCCCCTATGGCGGAAAGCATTAGGGAATACTTAGCGGCGGTTTGATCCTTTTTGATAACGGCCAGAGCGAGAATGAACATAATCGGATACATGAATATTCGCTGATACCAGCAAAGCTCGCAAGGCTCATATTTCATGACTTCTGAAAAGTACAAGCTTCCAAGCACAGCTATAAACGAAACAGCCCAGGCCGCAAAAAGCAGATTATCTTTTTTCATAATATCTCCTTATCTTGATGGTGTTTGCTAAAAGTATAGAACGTTTAGCGTGAAAAAGTAAACCGATACGCAATAGGAGCGGCTATAAATACCAACCAATTATATGGTAAAATAAAAAAAGGAAGTACAGTAATCTTTTTCCTTAACATTATTAATATAAGCGGCATCATCTCCTGTCTTTGCACCCAAGTATCCGCTGCTTGTTTTTCAGCGCCGTTCAGGCGCTTTGTACGATTAATTTTTTAATCTTGAAGAGTTGGGGGAGATGGAGAATGGATTGGAAAGTCGGATATGCGCGCTGGAAAGAGTTCCAAGGGTTGGATCGAGAAATGCGGGGATTGCTTAAAGAAATGGAGATGGATGAGAACAGGCTTGAGGAAGCCTTTTATAAAAATCTGGAATTTGGCACAGGCGGGATGCGCGGAGTGATCGGGCCAGGGACGAACCGCATGAATATTTACACCGTCCGTAAAGCTTCTGCTGGCCTGGCTGGGTATATATTGGAGCACGGGGAGAAGGCGCAAGAGAGAGGCGCCGTAATTGCTTATGATTCGAGGCATAAATCGTATGAATTTGCAATGGAAAGTGCGAAAACGCTAGCGACCTACGGAATTCGGACTTATGTATTTGAAGGGCTGCGCCCGACACCGGAACTTTCCTTTGCAGTCCGATATTTAAAAGCTTTTGCGGGAATTGTCATTACCGCAAGCCACAATCCGCCGGAATACAATGGATATAAAGTGTACGGTCCCGATGGAGCCCAGCTGGGTTTAGAAGCCGCGGATCGGGTCATTGAAAAGGTCAGCGCTCTATCAGATGAGCTCCTTATCCAAGTGAAGGACGAAGCGGAACTAAAGAAAAAAGGTTTAATCCAAATGATTGGGGAAGAAATCGACCGTTCCTACATTGAGCATGTTGCCTCGATTTCTGAACAGCCGCAATTGGCGTTAGAGACAGACGTGAAGATTGTCTTTACGCCGCTTCACGGCACTGGAAATATTCCCGTGCGCAGAGGTCTGGAGACTCTCGGCTACATGAATGTGACAGTAGTGGCTGAACAGGAGCTGCCAGACCCGGACTTTTCCACTGTCCAATCTCCCAATCCGGAAGAAAAGGCGGCTTTTGAATGGGCCATTCGCTACGGAAAAGCAGCGGATGCGGATATTCTGATTGCAACGGATCCCGATGCTGACCGTCTCGGCCTAGCGATCAAAGATACAGCGGGCGAATACGTGCTTTTAACTGGAAATCAGACGGGGGCGATTTTGCTGAACTATTTGCTCTCTCAAAAGAAGGAAAAAGGGGAGCTTCCGCGAAATGGAAGAGTGTTCAAAACAATCGTTACGTCTGAGCTGGGACGACAAATAGCAGAGTCTTACGGCGTCTCCTGCGAAGATGTATTAACAGGCTTTAAATTTATTGGTGAAAAAATGGAAGCGTATCATCAATCGGGAGAATATACCTTTTTATTTGGCTATGAAGAAAGCTATGGTTATTTAATCGCCGATTTCGCCCGCGACAAAGATGCCATTCAAGCGGCGATTCTGGCCGTTGAAGCGTGTGCTTATTATCAAAAATCCGGACGCACGCTGTATGAAACCTTGCTCGATATATATGACCGCTACGGATATTACAGGGAAGGACTCGCTTCAATGACTTTCACAGGAATTGAGGGGGAAAAGGCTATTCAGTCCATTCTGTCTTCTTTCCGAGAACATCCTCGCACGGAAATAGCCGGGAGAAAAGTGGCGGCCATTGAAGATTATTTAACGGGAAAGCGGTTAGATAGGCAAACCGGCACTGAAACGCCGCTTCGTTTGCCAGCTTCCAACGTACTGAAGTATATCTTTGAGGATCAAACGTGGATTTGCATCCGTCCATCCGGCACGGAGCCAAAGATCAAATTTTATTTTGGTGTTGTAGGCAGCAGCTTGCAAAACAGCCGGGATAAGCTGGAGGAGGTGCAGAGCCGTTTTATGGAGAAGATGAACCAGCTGGTATAAGCTATAAGAGCGGCTTTAAAGAAAAAGCCGCTCTTCTGGTGGAATTCTGTCAGGAGTTTACTGAATTGGCGTGTTCAATGTAGTGGAATAATGTATAAAATGTTGTTTCCACCACAGGATAAGGATTAGGGAAACTGCGGGCATGAAGAAAATGCTCGATTTTTTTCGAAAGCAAATGATCATTCGTTCGCACCATTAAGATCAGCAGATTATTCCAATCGGAACAATGGATATAATACAATGCTCGATCGTAGTCATTGTAATTCATTTGAAGTCCCTCCTATAGAGGAATTAGTTTTATTATATGCTGGCGCAAGCAAAAATCTCTCTGCAAATATTGGGAGGGCAGATAAAGGAAAAAAAGCTTGCCGATTCAAATCAATTCTGTATAATAGGGCAAGTAGCCGTCTTATTCCGCATGTAAGATGCTGCAAGACTCCCCTTCAAGAATGGAGCGGAGAACCAAAAGCCTGAGATCACGGCACCTGGATGCTCGATTCGTTCCGGTCTGCATGATGCAGATGACGAAGGCGCTGCAGCAGGATGCTGCAGGTGTTCGCTTTTGTCCTTCTTCTCAGCAGCGGTTCATGAAAGACAACTCCTCCTCTGCTTGAAGGTTGCTTTTATACATCTACAACAGAATATGAACGATTCTTATCGCGAGAGACTGAGGGACTGGCCCGAAGACGTCTCGGCAGCGGGCTCTTCAAGTTGAGCGCTGTGCCAAATCCAGCAAGCGGATGCTTGAAAGATAAGAAGAGTGTTTTCAGATAGAGACCTCTTCTTGAAGCCAGGTCTTTTATTTTGTTCAATTTTAGGAAGAGGTGGCAAGATTGGAGAAAGAAGCAAACGGCTGGGCGTTATTTCCCCTGCTCATTTTTTTGCTCTTATTTATAGGCAGCGGAGTGCTGACTGGCGATTTTTATAAAATGCCCATTATTGTTGCATTAATCATTACGGCAGCCATTACGCTGGCAATGAACAGAAAGAAGCCATTTATGGACAAAGTGGATGTTTTCACGAAAGGAGCCGGCCATCCTAATATTATGCTGATGGCGTTTATTTTCTTGCTGGCCGGTGCTTTTGCCTATACGGCGAAAGGAATGGGAGCGGTGGATTCGACCGTTAATATGGCGCTGTCAGTATTACCGCAAAACTTGCTTATGGTTGGTTTGTTTATCATTGCTTGTTTTATTTCTTTATCAATGGGGACATCTACGGGTACGATCGTAGCTTTAGCCCCCATCGGCGTTTCGATCGCCGATGAAACCGGAATATCTTTAGCATTAGCTATGGCCACTATTATCGGGGGCTCGATGTTTGGCGACAACTTATCCGTTATTTCTGATACAACGATCGCGGCCGTGCGCACACAAGGAACGAAAATGGTTGATAAATTCCGAACGAATTTCTTAATTGTGTTACCGGCGGCCATTCTTACAGCTGTTATTCTGGGAGCGGTGACGATCGGTCAGCAAAGTGCTGTAGACGCGAGTTCTTATCAAGTGGTCAAAATCATTCCTTACGTGGCTGTCTTGCTGGCGGCCTTATCAGGGATGAATGTCCTGATCGTCTTGTCGGGGGGAATCGCGCTTGCTGGTGTGATCGGAATCCTCGACGGCAGCTATACCTTTTATTCACTGATTAATGCGGTATCTGAAGGCGTGGGCAGCATGACAGAGCTGGCGATGATCGCCATTATCATTGGCGGTATCGTAGAGGTGATCCGTTCAAACGGCGGAATTGAATTTATATTGCAGCTGGTGATGAAAAAAGCGCGCACCAAAAAGGGAGCGCAGTTTGGCATGGCGTCATTAGTCAGTCTAACGAACTTATCAACAGCCAACAATACGATTGCGATTATCATCGCTGGACCGCTCGCTAAAAACATTGCCCAAGAATATAAGGTAGATCCTCGGAAATCGGCCAGTATTCTCGATCTGTTCTCCTGCTTTGTACAAGGGATGATTCCTTATGGCGCACAGATGCTCGCTGCGTCGGGGCTTTCCGGCATTTCACCAATTAGTATTATGGGGTACTCAATTTATCCTGTACTAATCGGCATTTGCGGAGTGCTGGCCATCGCTTTCAACCTGCCCCGCTTAAGAGAAGAAAAAGAATGAGAGGCTGGGTCATCATTAAATTTGCTGTCATTTAATTCGGATTAATCTAGTTTAATAAAAGTATGAAACCCAATAAAACCGAACTATTGCGAAGCTCTCCATTAGAGTTTTGAATAATAGTTCGGCTTTTTTATTAGCTGAAAACCTTTTGTCTCCGCCTCTTTTTTATGTATGAGCATATGTTTTTTTTCATACTCATGGATAAAAGGCAAAAGGGGGAATAAGGATGAACAAGACGGAGATGAAAAGCCTTCAATATGCCATTGATGAAATCACCGAGATTGCTTCTGGTTTTGGGTTGGATTTTTATCCGATGCGATATGAAATTTGCCCTGCGGACATTATCTATACATTTGGCGCTTACGGAATGCCTACAAGGTTTTCGCATTGGAGTTTTGGCAAACAGTTTTTCAAAATGAAGCTTCAATACGATCTGGGGCTTAGTAAGATTTACGAGCTGGTGATCAATTCCAACCCTTGCTACGCTTTTTTGCTGGATACGAATTCACTCATTCAGAATAAATTGATTGTTGCACACGTGCTCGCGCACTGTGACTTCTTTAAGAATAATGTCCGTTTTCAAAGAACGAACCGTCATATGGTGGAAAGCATGGCGGCCACAGCTGAACGAGTGCGTCAATATGAAATGAATTACGGTCAAGAAGCGGTTGAAGAGTTTCTCGATGCGGTGCTGTCTATCGAAGAACATATTGATCCGTCTTTGGTGATGCCGCAGCTGTCTTGGCAGCATGAAGAAGAACAGGGGGAGAGGGAGCAAAAGCCAGGACCGTACGATGATTTATGGAATTTGGATGAAAAAAAGGAAGATTCTAAGCCGCTGACCAATAAGAAAAAAAAGCTTCCGCCCCGGCCGGAAAAGGATATGATGCTATTTATAGAACAGTACAGCCAAGAACTGGATGACTGGCAGCGTGATATTATGACCATGGTGCGCGAGGAAATGCTTTATTTTTGGCCGCAGCTGGAAACGAAAATTATGAATGAAGGCTGGGCATCTTATTGGCATCAGCGGATCGTTCGTGAGCTTGATTTAACGTCGGGAGAAGCGGTTGAATTTGCAAAGCTGAACGCCCAAGTCATTCAGCCATCCCGAACATCGCTTAATCCTTATTACTTAGGGCTGAAAATGTTTGAAGATATTGAAGAGCGCTACAATCAGCCGACGGAGGAAATGAAAAAGCACGGCGTCAAGCCAGGGTCAGGGCGAGAGAAAATATTTGAGGTTAGAGAAATGGAATCGGATATTTCTTTCTTGCGCAATTACTTAACGAAGGAGCTGATCGTGAGAGAGGATATGTATTTGTTTCAGAAAGAAGGAAAGGACTACAAAGTGGTTGATAAAGAATGGACAAACGTCCGCGATCAGCTAGTGAGTATGCGCGTTAATGGAGGCTTTCCCTATATTACTGTCAATGACGGCGACTATATGAAAGCCGGTGAGCTGTATGCAAAGCATTGGTATGAAGGGGTTGAATTGGATTTGAAGTATTTGGAAAAAGTGCTACCTCATCTTTTTAAGCTGTGGGGCCGGCCTGTTCACTTGGAATCGGTTGTGGAAGGCAGGAAAATTCTCTTTACTTACAGCGGCAATAGAATCCAAAGAAAATATTTGTAGCATGGATGGCTGGCTCATGAATGATTAGGAGCTGGCCTTCTCTTTTTTTCGAGCCCAAGAAGCTCTCTAGCGAATGCCTGTATCTATTCATTGCATCTTAATTCAGGAATTGCGGGTAGTCTGACAAGCTTTTGCAGATTTAGAGCGTGGAACCGCTGTTTGGCTGCTGCTGAAGCTTGAAAAATAAGTTTTCAACTAGTGAATGGAGGGTATGGAGGGAGAAGAGTGAGGAGGTATGGGTGATGGGGTTTACCTTTATATTGTTATATTTCTTAATTGTCACCTTTGTAATTGAAATATCAGTTATATTATTTAATTTAACGGGGTTGGAAACGCAAGTATCTCGCTATCAAGTGATTTCAATGCTGACGGGAACAGGCTTTACCACAGATGAATCGCAGCTGATCATTGATCACCCGGTGCGGAGAAGATTAAGCGCCTTTTTAATTTTGTTCGGTGCATTTTCCTTGGCTGTAATCATTTCGGCGATTACGAATATTTTGGCCAATGATTTGCGTCTGAAAGAGCTGACAGCGATCAATCTCGTTTTACTAATTCTGTTTTTAATTGGAAAAACACCGCCGATTAGACGTGTGCTCCACAAAAAATTTAATAAAGAAATGGAGAAGAACTTAGAAGTGTCGGAGCTGCCGATTAAAGATGCCCTTTATATTGAGAAAGATGATCTTGTCACCATTGTAACGATTATGGAGGATTCTCCTTTAATCGGAAAGAAAATAAACGATCTGATTGGAAAGACGGATGATTTAAACATATTATTTGTGAAAAGAGGAGATATCCGGATTCGGCGCGAGCTAAGCGGCGAATCCGTTAAAGAAGGGGACGAGCTGCTCATTTATGGAAAAGAAGGGCATATAAGAAAGCGATTTTCATCCGAAAAGGGCATAAAAGAGAAGGGCTCATCCTCATAAGCCCCAGCTTAACTCAGTCTTTCAAGCACCCTCCGCTTGCGGTACAGCATATCGGCCGTTTCCGCTACGTCATGAACAGCTTGCCGATTGGTGATGGCTCCGAAAACCATGCCAGCAACGGGAACCGCTTGAAGCAGCTTCTTCCAGCCGAACTGATCGCGATAAGTGAAGACTACTTCTCTCCAGCCCTGCAGCTGCGACATCACTTCCCGGCTATCCTCGCGATTGGCATGAAAGGAAGATAATTCCCTTAATATCGCTTTCTTTCCAACAATATCTGAGGATGAAAATTGCAGACACTTAACAATAAAAATTCGCTCTTCCCGTTTTCGGGGATCATAACCGTAAGCGATGGCGATTTCCTGGAGAGTCTTCAAAGAAATGCCGAGCATAAGCGGAATATCCGCAGCTAGAGTAAAGATGCCGCCAAAGCCGGTGGTTGCTCCTTGAACGGTTGCAAAGCCGCCGCGTGACTTTTTCAGCTCTTCACTGACGGCTTTCATGCTGATAATCGGCACTCCTGCTGCATCATCAATGGAATGAATAGGGATTTCAGGATTTTCCTTTTGAATTTTGTTTAATACATTGTTCTCTTGAATTAAATATTGTCCGCCCGTTTGAACGTAGCTGCCGAGCTCGTCCAATAATAAGCCGATTTTTTTGTGAATGAAGGAAGGCGTGACACGGTCAAGCAATTTGAAAGGCAAGCGCATGATCCGGTCCCAAATCCACAATTGCTTTTGTGATTTCTCCCATTTTTCAATTTCCTTTAATTCAGTTAGAAGCTGATTCTCTGTTTCCATATTGTTTGCCACATCCTTTAAGTCTTTATCCCGCATGCAAGCTGCCGTCCCCCGCTTCAGGAAGAGAGGCGGCTGCGACGGCAGCCTTTGTTCTTTCTTTCAGCAGCTGGAAATCACCGCTGTTGAAAGCTTGACTTTATATCCATATACGTTCATTTCTCCCATTAGGTTTCGCAAAAAATAGCGGCGGCTCGAATTATGCAAAAATTACGAATATCTCCCTCGGCATTTACTTGCTTTTTTAATTCTGTTATAATTTTTCGAAATTAGATGAATAATGACCTTTGTATATGTTCAGGAATAAGGCTTGAACGTTTCTACCAGGCTGCCGTAAATAGCTTGTCTACAAAGGATGGCGAAGGTATTTTTTTCGTGATTCTTTGTCCGTGATCTGCAGCTTCCACTACCGGTGGGGCTTTTTTTATTCATTCATTTTTTATTATTAGGAAAACCGGCAGTTAATATGTAAAATGTCAGCTTGCTGGGTTACGTGGGGGACCATCAATGAAACAATTCTTTTTATTTCAGGAACGAAAGACTTCTTATAAACAAGAGACCGTAGCAGGGATCACGACCTTCTTGTCGATGGCTTATATTCTTATTGTCAATCCGATTATCTTAAGTCAGTCGGGCATGGATCAAGGCGCAGTGTTTACTGCTACAGCCCTGTCAGCCATTATCGGTTCTTTGCTGATCGGCTTGCTGGCTAATTTTCCTATCGGCATCGCGCCAAGTATGGGATTGAATACGTTCTTTACCTTTTCGGTATGCATTGGGATGGGCATTCCCTGGCAAACGGCCTTAACCGGAGTGTTTATTTCGGGTGTGCTGTTTATTATTTTAAGCTTATTAAAGATTCGTGAAATGATTATTAATGTCATTCCGCAGGATTTAAAGCACGCGATTGCTGGAGGCATCGGCTTTTTTGTCGCTTTCATTGGTTTGAAAAATGCCGGTATGGTTGTAGCCAATGAAGCAACCTTCGTCAGTATCGGAGATTTTCGTTCACCAACGGTTTTGCTGGCTGCCTTCGGTTTTATGATTACGGTTGTGATGATGGTGCGGGGAATTGGCGGGGCCATTTTCTTCGGTATGGTCATCAGCACTGCAGCGGGCATGCTGACTGGATTAATTGATCCTCCCAAAAGCATTGTCGGAGCTGTCCCAAGTCTTGAACCGACATTTGGCACTGTGTTTGCTCATCTGGATCAAGTGCTGTCACCAGAAATGCTGGCGGTGATTTTTACCTTCTTATTTGTGGCCTTTTTCGATACGGCAGGTGCATTGATTGCCATTGCCAGTCAAGCGGGCCTTATGAAAGAGAATAAGATTCCCAATGCCGGCCGTGCCTTGCTGGCGGATTCATCCACCACGGTCGCTGGCGCCATCCTCGGTACGTCGACGACAGCAGCGATGATTGAATCGAGTGCCGGCATTGCAGCGGGAGGGAGAACAGGCTTTACTTCGGTTGTTATTTCTTTCATGTTTGCAATTGCGCTGTTTTTCTCTCCGCTGTTGTCCGTTGTGACAGCGGAGGTCACGGCGCCGGCTTTAATCATTGTAGGTGCCTTAATGGCTACGGAAGTGAGGTTCATAAATTGGAGCCGGCTGGAGGTGGCGATTCCCGCTTTTATTACCTTGATCATGATGCCGCTTACCTCCAGTGTGGCCAGCGGTATTGCTTTAGGATTTATCGTA from Bacillus xiapuensis encodes:
- a CDS encoding YhdB family protein gives rise to the protein MNYNDYDRALYYIHCSDWNNLLILMVRTNDHLLSKKIEHFLHARSFPNPYPVVETTFYTLFHYIEHANSVNS
- a CDS encoding Na+/H+ antiporter NhaC family protein, giving the protein MEKEANGWALFPLLIFLLLFIGSGVLTGDFYKMPIIVALIITAAITLAMNRKKPFMDKVDVFTKGAGHPNIMLMAFIFLLAGAFAYTAKGMGAVDSTVNMALSVLPQNLLMVGLFIIACFISLSMGTSTGTIVALAPIGVSIADETGISLALAMATIIGGSMFGDNLSVISDTTIAAVRTQGTKMVDKFRTNFLIVLPAAILTAVILGAVTIGQQSAVDASSYQVVKIIPYVAVLLAALSGMNVLIVLSGGIALAGVIGILDGSYTFYSLINAVSEGVGSMTELAMIAIIIGGIVEVIRSNGGIEFILQLVMKKARTKKGAQFGMASLVSLTNLSTANNTIAIIIAGPLAKNIAQEYKVDPRKSASILDLFSCFVQGMIPYGAQMLAASGLSGISPISIMGYSIYPVLIGICGVLAIAFNLPRLREEKE
- a CDS encoding TrkA C-terminal domain-containing protein, whose protein sequence is MGFTFILLYFLIVTFVIEISVILFNLTGLETQVSRYQVISMLTGTGFTTDESQLIIDHPVRRRLSAFLILFGAFSLAVIISAITNILANDLRLKELTAINLVLLILFLIGKTPPIRRVLHKKFNKEMEKNLEVSELPIKDALYIEKDDLVTIVTIMEDSPLIGKKINDLIGKTDDLNILFVKRGDIRIRRELSGESVKEGDELLIYGKEGHIRKRFSSEKGIKEKGSSS
- a CDS encoding SpoVR family protein, encoding MNKTEMKSLQYAIDEITEIASGFGLDFYPMRYEICPADIIYTFGAYGMPTRFSHWSFGKQFFKMKLQYDLGLSKIYELVINSNPCYAFLLDTNSLIQNKLIVAHVLAHCDFFKNNVRFQRTNRHMVESMAATAERVRQYEMNYGQEAVEEFLDAVLSIEEHIDPSLVMPQLSWQHEEEQGEREQKPGPYDDLWNLDEKKEDSKPLTNKKKKLPPRPEKDMMLFIEQYSQELDDWQRDIMTMVREEMLYFWPQLETKIMNEGWASYWHQRIVRELDLTSGEAVEFAKLNAQVIQPSRTSLNPYYLGLKMFEDIEERYNQPTEEMKKHGVKPGSGREKIFEVREMESDISFLRNYLTKELIVREDMYLFQKEGKDYKVVDKEWTNVRDQLVSMRVNGGFPYITVNDGDYMKAGELYAKHWYEGVELDLKYLEKVLPHLFKLWGRPVHLESVVEGRKILFTYSGNRIQRKYL
- a CDS encoding phospho-sugar mutase, which encodes MDWKVGYARWKEFQGLDREMRGLLKEMEMDENRLEEAFYKNLEFGTGGMRGVIGPGTNRMNIYTVRKASAGLAGYILEHGEKAQERGAVIAYDSRHKSYEFAMESAKTLATYGIRTYVFEGLRPTPELSFAVRYLKAFAGIVITASHNPPEYNGYKVYGPDGAQLGLEAADRVIEKVSALSDELLIQVKDEAELKKKGLIQMIGEEIDRSYIEHVASISEQPQLALETDVKIVFTPLHGTGNIPVRRGLETLGYMNVTVVAEQELPDPDFSTVQSPNPEEKAAFEWAIRYGKAADADILIATDPDADRLGLAIKDTAGEYVLLTGNQTGAILLNYLLSQKKEKGELPRNGRVFKTIVTSELGRQIAESYGVSCEDVLTGFKFIGEKMEAYHQSGEYTFLFGYEESYGYLIADFARDKDAIQAAILAVEACAYYQKSGRTLYETLLDIYDRYGYYREGLASMTFTGIEGEKAIQSILSSFREHPRTEIAGRKVAAIEDYLTGKRLDRQTGTETPLRLPASNVLKYIFEDQTWICIRPSGTEPKIKFYFGVVGSSLQNSRDKLEEVQSRFMEKMNQLV
- a CDS encoding disulfide oxidoreductase, with protein sequence MKKDNLLFAAWAVSFIAVLGSLYFSEVMKYEPCELCWYQRIFMYPIMFILALAVIKKDQTAAKYSLMLSAIGGSISLYHYSIQKLDFLADRAPACGRVPCTGTYINFLNFITIPFLAFTAFAIIFFASLLILKRKDSV
- a CDS encoding NCS2 family permease — protein: MKQFFLFQERKTSYKQETVAGITTFLSMAYILIVNPIILSQSGMDQGAVFTATALSAIIGSLLIGLLANFPIGIAPSMGLNTFFTFSVCIGMGIPWQTALTGVFISGVLFIILSLLKIREMIINVIPQDLKHAIAGGIGFFVAFIGLKNAGMVVANEATFVSIGDFRSPTVLLAAFGFMITVVMMVRGIGGAIFFGMVISTAAGMLTGLIDPPKSIVGAVPSLEPTFGTVFAHLDQVLSPEMLAVIFTFLFVAFFDTAGALIAIASQAGLMKENKIPNAGRALLADSSTTVAGAILGTSTTAAMIESSAGIAAGGRTGFTSVVISFMFAIALFFSPLLSVVTAEVTAPALIIVGALMATEVRFINWSRLEVAIPAFITLIMMPLTSSVASGIALGFIVYPVTMITLGKRKELHPLMYVLLIAFLAYFIYL
- a CDS encoding EcsC family protein, translating into METENQLLTELKEIEKWEKSQKQLWIWDRIMRLPFKLLDRVTPSFIHKKIGLLLDELGSYVQTGGQYLIQENNVLNKIQKENPEIPIHSIDDAAGVPIISMKAVSEELKKSRGGFATVQGATTGFGGIFTLAADIPLMLGISLKTLQEIAIAYGYDPRKREERIFIVKCLQFSSSDIVGKKAILRELSSFHANREDSREVMSQLQGWREVVFTYRDQFGWKKLLQAVPVAGMVFGAITNRQAVHDVAETADMLYRKRRVLERLS